In the genome of Onychostoma macrolepis isolate SWU-2019 chromosome 10, ASM1243209v1, whole genome shotgun sequence, the window CAACGATGAATTGGTGGAGGTttcaatgtaataaatattagaCAGTATGTCTGGGAAACGTGATCCTGCTGTTTCATAAAGAGCCGGCAGATGAATGGATGCTGCTGAGGAGCtcgttttagttttatttgacCTTGAAGAGCGTGAAACACCTGTGCCGTTTATGGgcgaaattaaatgaaaaggcCGATAGAAAGTCAACACCTCAAAATGTTTAGCTTAGGTCAACGTGTCTGTTAACAGCACGagcaaaacagattttttttttttttttgtttgcatgatTTCGCTTTATATTTAAGCTTATTGgacaaatgcaatttttaacACATATCTGAATAATCTGAGTAATAAAATCAtcgctttttttcttttcttttttgttttttagattaatcagatttaattaaatatacaggcctattattattattatttttttttttaaatatgtattgaaCATCTACCAAGCGggctacataaataaataattgttatatttagTTTAACGCTTTTTTGCATATGAATGTAAACGCTTACAATTCAGAGCTGTACATAGATCACCAGCTTTCTTTATTCTGGGGTAAATGCGAACGCTGTGCCATTAGAAAGACATATCAATATTTCACCAGCTTTAATTATTGCCACCTATAGCTGCGTAACAGGCGCTGTGTGTTTTgggtaataaataaatgaacaatataGGTAATTACTGTCATTAGGAGAACAGCTGCTGTTTGTATTTGATGCAACATTAATAGGATatgttttgtgtgattttattgtACAGCTTATATGTAACCTGAGTAACAGGCCTCTCAACAAATCCTAAGAGCATCagcaatccatccatccatttatgaGGGTTTTTAGTATTTATCAATCAATAATATAAAGTCTAACttgacatctaaaaggtatAGTGCATGAAGGCATGGAGTAATTTATAATGATGAGGAACAGAGTTTTCCTTTGACTCAGCAAGAGTCAGAAACTTGGGCTGATTAATGTAGCACAGAATTACACAAACCTTTAAGTGAAAGCTGGCTTAATGTGCAAAAAACAACTTACTACTTAACTGtccgtcatttaaaaaaaaatccttgatTCTAAAAATGTGCAATGCATCCCATTTTTTTTGTGGGCTTGGACAGTCTGTCtttacaacatttaaatgcattttaaatatactctaatactgcaaaaacaacataaatgttttacaatgtaGGTATACAAACTACTATcttatatctaaaaaaaaagatcacattattaacaaaaaagattttaaatctTGAAAAGGCAGATTCCAATTTTGCCTTTTTCTACTAAGAAACATTATTTAGTGTGATAGAAGGAGGTCAATAAGCGGAGTGTCAGACTCTTCATGGCTTACCTCATCTCTCACTGGTTTTTCCTTCCTTATTCATACTACAGCAGCCCTGACGCCTTTCACTGTGGCTCGGCGTATTGGTCACCCGTACCAGAACCGCACACCACCTAAGAGAAAGAAGCCCCGTACGTCTTTCTCCCGAGTGCAGATCTGTGAGCTGGAGAAGCGCTTCCACAGACAAAAATACCTGGCCAGCGCTGAACGAGCAGCTTTGGCTAAAACTCTGAAAATGACAGACGCTCAGGTCAAAACCTGGTTTCAAAACCGCAGGACCAAGTGGAGgtgagacagagaaagaaaggGAGATATATTCTAACGGAAAATGTagaaatgttgagaaaaatggtgaaaaACTCAAGTGTGATCACATATGAGGAACAAAGGGACAAGAACGCCACAATTTCACTAGACTATATTTCCATTGcatatcttttttcttttttttttttctaaacgtTTGTCTGGACATTAATAATGTCCAATAGCACACTGTGAAATAGGTGCCCTGATTGTTTTAATACTGTAACATGGTTTTAGCCGGAGTTGTAAACAGGCAACAGAAATGATTGGAATGATAGAAAGATTTACTTGATAAAATTTCTGgacattttcttaaaaagtctggacataaaatcattaaacagactgaaatgcatattttaacTGCCCTATTTAAAACCTTttaaacatgtgtgtgtgtgtatatatatatatatatatatatatatatatatacactaaccACATAGTGTCTGTAATTACCTGAAATCACTTTTCAGATTTGACCTACTAACGGCCATAATACCTGTAAGAATTAATGGGAAAATAATGTGTTGTCAAGAAGAaacatgaattattaattaaggcAAACACACTAATGACATACCACACtttggagaagaggaggggctGCTTGAACATTAcacaaatataatgtttaaataaactgGATATTTACCTCCATTAATCAATTACATCTCcacaaaaattcacaaaatttcaCACACTTAAATGAATtctatccaaatccaaatgttgGTAAAATATTCACACAATTAGTGATTTGTTGCTCAAAGATCACCCTATCTTCTTATACCCTTGCTGTATGTAGCTCATTTCACCCTGCAATTCATTGTTTGCACTGGAAACTGAGTATCTGCAGTAAATATGCACATGAGCAAGTTTGTGGCAAATGTAAAACTTCTACTCCTCTAATTTTCTCTATATATTTTCCCTTCATCTCATGTCAGACGGCAGACGGCGGAAGAGAGGGAGGCAGAGCGTCAGCAGGCCAACCGGCTGATGATTCAACTCCAGCACGATGCCTTTCAGAAGTCTTTGACTGATTCAGTTCCAACAGACCCGCTCTGCATCCACAACTCATCACTGTTCGCCCTGCAGAACCTACAGCCTTGGGCGAGCGAGGAGAGCGCCAAGCTCGGGGGAGTGACTGCGCTCGTATGAGTACCAGAACTCAAGAAGCAAGTGACATTCTCGCTCTTTTTTCATGGACTGGGATGTTGGTTGACCTTATCTCCATCCTAAAAGACTATTCCATTCCACAAAAAAGTGAGGAACTAATATTGGCCGTCCAACAGTGAGCAAACCCATACAAATAAAACGGTTCTGCGTCGTACGAGCCTCTGCAGAATAAATGAAGTCCGTTTTCCGTGGTGTGTCTGTGCGTACAGAGACTTTTATCCCCACTAGGGTCAGTTTCATTGACAAAATGACTTGTAGAATGGAACAGACCATCTCAGCTGACCCTTTTACAGACCCTCTGATCTTCTCCTCCATCCTTTCATTTGTCCTTCTGCTCCCCTGTGTAATTTCTCCTCCACTCAGAGCTGTAGAATACAGGATTAATGCAGAAGAGGGAAGTAACgatgaattaattatttacaatgCGAGTTGCACGACCTAAAATGCCCCAGATCTGGCcatttgtgaaaataaaaggACACAAAGACGCACAAATAGACACATGCTTTTCCCTTTTTGTCAGGCTGGGAATGCATATTTCGTCTTTTTGGGGTTCAAAGGATAACcagctactttttttttttcatttcataattttaaactACATCCCGATTATTTGAGAAATCACATCCAGTGTTCAAAAAAGAGGCGAATGAGGTCGTACGGGGTGGAAGCAATTTATTTTATCGGTTAGATTTATTCAGCAGTGACTCAGAAACTCCTCAGAATCATGCTT includes:
- the tlx3b gene encoding T-cell leukemia homeobox protein 3b; translated protein: MDRAPSSSPSGTSQTSQPTQHEPISFGIDQILSGTDQEPQQNSTRNNSESSSSGSASGGGYHLGSPTGASATPYTTLTGTFHGIAAPYEESSPYGVNLTLAPGGVIRVPAHRPLAAAVPPPMASAVPGLGSLSFPWIENSQRFAKDRFAAALTPFTVARRIGHPYQNRTPPKRKKPRTSFSRVQICELEKRFHRQKYLASAERAALAKTLKMTDAQVKTWFQNRRTKWRRQTAEEREAERQQANRLMIQLQHDAFQKSLTDSVPTDPLCIHNSSLFALQNLQPWASEESAKLGGVTALV